The following nucleotide sequence is from Flavobacterium sp. N1736.
AATCAACCAAACTGAATTACCTTTTACAAATGAAATCGATTCGGGTTTAAACAGTAATATTTCGGCATTATTAAGCACAATTAATACTTATTTTGAAGATTTAAGCGCTTTACATTCCACTAAAAATACGATTGAAAAAATCTGCGAAATCATTAAAGTTCACAATGAAGAAATTACAGTTTCAGAAATTGGAAAAATTTTAAATGTTTCACAAAGATTATTGCAGATCAAGTTTAAAACCGCAACCGGACTTACGATTAAAAAGTACATTCAGATTTTGAAATTCAGAAAATCAGTAGATCAAATGGTAAACTCCGGTGTAGAAAAATTAAATCTCACCGATGTTGCGCTTTACAACAAATATTTTGACCAGTCGCATTTTATAAAACAGTTTAAAGATGTGACAAAAACAACTCCAAAAACCTTCAATTCAAGTTTGTATTTTCTTTCAAAAAAAAGATAAGATTTCGCATTTGTACAATTTTAAAAAGTATTATTGTACTAATATTGCAAATCATCAATCAATCAAATCAATTATAAAATGAAAATCAATCCATCTTTTTCCCGATTAAAAACAATTTTAATTGCGATATTACTTTTACAATTCCATTTTGGATTTTCTCAAGAGAAAAAAAACTCAGAACTATACAAAACTATAATGTCAAAAGACAGCCTTCTCTTTAACGTTGGCTTTAATACTTGCGACATTTCACAGTTTGAAAACCTGTTTAGTGACGATCTTGAATTTTACCACGACAAAGTCGGCGCTTCGGACAAGGCTTTATTTCTAAAAAATTTTAGAAAAGGTTTGTGTGGTTCAACAGGAACTTATCAATCCAGAAGATATTTAGTACCAAACACGACAGAAGTTTATCCATTATACGATAAAGGCGTTCTGTACGGTGCGATGCAAATGGGCATTCATCAATTTTATGAAAAATCAGCTGGTAAAAATGAATCTCTGGCAAACGCAAAAGAAAATTTTGCCAGCACGGCGAGATTTACACATGTCTGGATATTAACAAGTGGAGTTTGGAAATTGAGAAGATGTTTTAGCTATGATCATCAAACTGCAAAAAATTCTGAAACCGAAACAAAATAATAATATAAAAAGAAGCTATGATGCGTATGATAAACACATTAGCCTTTTTTATATTGTTTTTAAACAGAGAAGCAAAGGCTCAAACGAATACTGAAGTTTCAAAAATCGATCTTCTAAAAACCGAAATCAACAAAATGGACAGTTTGCTTTTTGATGTGGCATTTAATCAATGTGATGCCGGTCTTTTCAAAAAACTAATTGCTGATGACATTGAGTTTTACGACGATCGTTTCGGATTAAGTACTTCAAAAGGAAACGAAATAAAATCTTTAATAGAAAAATGTGCAAGTTCAGATAAACTTACACGCAAATTAACTTCCTGCACAATTGATAAACTGGGAGATTTTGGCGCTGTACAATTGGGAGAACATACCTTTCTCGTCAACGATATTCCCGTTGGAACAGGAAAATTTATTCATATTTGGGAGCAAAAAGATGAAAATTGGCAACTAAAAAGAATCGTTAGTTATGAACACAGACCTATTGAAAAATAGGTCTTTTTTTATAATTAAAATAAAAAAAAGGTCTGATCTTGAAACCTAATCAAAAATTAATCGTCTAAACCATATAGAACATTATAAAACTAAATTTCAATTATTTTTTATATAAAATTAACTAATGCTCTAAATATTAATATCATATTTAACTATATTAGCTCCATAAATAACAATATTATACTTATAAATTTATTTAAAAATAAGCTTAACAATTAACCTTTTATTTATGGCAGATGATAATTTAATCAATGAAGAATCAAGTAAAGAAACTAATAAAGACGTTATTACTGCAAAAATCAATTCAGTAAAAAAATCTATCGAATCTCAAATAAAATCACTGACAATAAAAGCAAGAATAAACAAATATGGTGCTGTGGCTGTGCAATCCTGCATTATTGTTTGTTCGGTTATCACTCCTATTTTAATTGGCTGGACACCAAAAGACGATATGCTAAATAATTATGCCTTAATATGCAGTGCCGTTACAGCAGGAGGAACTATGATTTATAACTTTTTTAGTTATAGAGATTTATGGGTTGAATATAAAATTTCAAGAAATGAGTTTATAACATTATTAGCAGAACTCGAATACCTGCAATCGTCAGGTCCTGAAAATATAGATGAAAAAAAAGTTGATGCGCTTTTTCAAAAATACATTCAAATTCGTAATGAAATAGGAAAAAATTATCGCAGAATTCGATCTGATAAAGATATTCCAAACCCTAATCCTAAATCTGATACTGCAATTGATTCATCAACAAAACAATCAATTGATCCATCAACAAAACAATCCAATTAAATCATTAATCATAATCAATCAAATACCATGAAAAAATCAATCAAACTCATCTCATTTTTTGTAATCCTTCATCTGTTTACATTAAGCACATTATTTGCACAGGACAAAGGCAAACAAATTGATCAATTACTGAGCAAATACAATGAATACGATCAATTTAACGGATCTGCGTTAGTGGCAGAAAACGGAAAAGTTATTCTGAAAAAAGGATATGGTTCTGCTAATATGGAATGGAATATTCCAAATCAGCCTGATACCAAATTCAGATTAGGTTCTATCACGAAACAATTTACGGCGCTTTTAATTGTGAAACTTGCCGAAGAAGGAAAAATAAAACTGGACGTTCCTATTACAAC
It contains:
- a CDS encoding nuclear transport factor 2 family protein, encoding MKINPSFSRLKTILIAILLLQFHFGFSQEKKNSELYKTIMSKDSLLFNVGFNTCDISQFENLFSDDLEFYHDKVGASDKALFLKNFRKGLCGSTGTYQSRRYLVPNTTEVYPLYDKGVLYGAMQMGIHQFYEKSAGKNESLANAKENFASTARFTHVWILTSGVWKLRRCFSYDHQTAKNSETETK
- a CDS encoding nuclear transport factor 2 family protein, yielding MMRMINTLAFFILFLNREAKAQTNTEVSKIDLLKTEINKMDSLLFDVAFNQCDAGLFKKLIADDIEFYDDRFGLSTSKGNEIKSLIEKCASSDKLTRKLTSCTIDKLGDFGAVQLGEHTFLVNDIPVGTGKFIHIWEQKDENWQLKRIVSYEHRPIEK
- a CDS encoding helix-turn-helix domain-containing protein codes for the protein MKLYSEYYVSEKCERFVNKIWCLDNSIGESLIENKLVLPNGCFNLAIVSGNAIEVHTSKQKYEMNESFYFCSQMTNKVLVNIQPKTKVTIIQLHAWTLSMFPNYDLSNFTDSIIKINQTELPFTNEIDSGLNSNISALLSTINTYFEDLSALHSTKNTIEKICEIIKVHNEEITVSEIGKILNVSQRLLQIKFKTATGLTIKKYIQILKFRKSVDQMVNSGVEKLNLTDVALYNKYFDQSHFIKQFKDVTKTTPKTFNSSLYFLSKKR
- a CDS encoding SLATT domain-containing protein — encoded protein: MADDNLINEESSKETNKDVITAKINSVKKSIESQIKSLTIKARINKYGAVAVQSCIIVCSVITPILIGWTPKDDMLNNYALICSAVTAGGTMIYNFFSYRDLWVEYKISRNEFITLLAELEYLQSSGPENIDEKKVDALFQKYIQIRNEIGKNYRRIRSDKDIPNPNPKSDTAIDSSTKQSIDPSTKQSN